The following coding sequences are from one Melanotaenia boesemani isolate fMelBoe1 chromosome 19, fMelBoe1.pri, whole genome shotgun sequence window:
- the rc3h2 gene encoding roquin-2 isoform X3, giving the protein MPVQAAQWTEFLSCPICYNEFDSSGHQPISLGCSHTVCKTCLHKLHRKACPFDQTPISTDIDLLPVNCALLQLVGAQVPDVLPVSLSSAAEVEHYEACRICVEELALYLKPISGAKGVASLSPSVLSRPMQRKLVTLVNCQLVEEEGRIRAVRACRSLGERTVTELILQHQNPQQLSANLWAAVRARGCQFLGPAMQEDALKLVLLALEDGSALSRKVLVLFVVQKLEARFPQASKTSIGHVVQLLYRASCFKVTKRDEDSSLMQLKEEFRTYEALRREHDAQIVHIAMEAGLRISPEQWSSLLYGDLVHKSHMQSIIDKLQSPESFAKSVQELTIVLQRTGDPANLTSLRPHLELLANIDHNPDAPTPSWEELESVMLAVKLVVHGLVEFIQNFSKKSHDTPQPQANSKYKTSMCRDLRQQGGCPRGTNCTFAHTQDELEKFRLRNKKSSSVGRVFPPAPGVMSKTFTLEGSIHTDVSAGMEQGLKGTGENTSPMTEGVPGLTHPPLIPRGADMMEEMKRPVPNGTGSANGSNRLSGTNRNSLGSIEQKPNSPPRTPVSHSSSSSSPLCTAGRAEGSAPLPRHGQFILPSPHPSQASELYYQDPHPAYDSAHFQPTSGSYYPSTLHPPHKPCMARFLRSSNVPESSLPPSMGSPSSSFPNDPQTQHPPSSSSSGYPPHPPRDRMGAPAFHPHPGQPQYGPLAPAHGVYAPLYDSRRVWRPQLYHREDARSNSLPPEVLHSSVYQPPLRERFNSLDSNYCSGAEHRAGLHRDYSRVPLGYEDLFRRKQEQWASHHHHHNASRPSQSSPIFTIDFQTEHVESSGGQCVGCRYRGEESLTHYSPWSCGTIGPCLSPFEPETLTHTSTHSCSDRPEMESNEAGGGSVNGGGKRWLHSLDHYRRLKDEDPIIPFSEGPIISKWGAISRASRTGYHTTDPVQATACQGRANTTPINFKDYNPHLDHSDYRWSSRGSDSSSHSSFLESEHFCGSDLHGRRTSISSGEKIVSDLQAHQAAFSHNQDRAESEPDPGRDIELELRALDMEDSDHQEIKSQRSTPKQKVL; this is encoded by the exons ATGCCTGTGCAGGCAGCCCAGTGGACAGAGTTCCTGTCCTGTCCCATCTGCTACAATGAGTTTGACAGCAGCGGCCACCAGCCAATCAGTCTGGGATGCTCCCACACGGTGTGCAAGACCTGCCTCCACAAACTGCACCGCAAGGCCTGCCCCTTTGACCAGACCCCCATCAGCACCGACATCGACCTGCTGCCGGTCAACTGCGCCCTGCTGCAGCTGGTTGGAGCTCAG GTGCCCGATGTTCTGCCAGTCAGCCTGAGCAGTGCAGCAGAAGTTGAGCACTATGAGGCCTGCAGGATTTGTGTGGAGGAACTGGCTCTCTACCTAAAACCTATCAGTGGTGCGAAAG GCGTGGCCAGTTTGAGTCCGAGCGTGCTCAGCAGGCCCATGCAGAGGAAGCTGGTGACCCTGGTGAACTGCCaactggtggaggaggagggccgTATACGGGCGGTGCGGGCATGCCGATCTCTGGGAGAACGGACTGTAACAGAGCTCATCTTGCAGCACCAGAACCCCCAGCAGCTCTCTGCCAACCTCTGGGCAGCTGTGAGAGCACGAGGCTGCCAGTTTCTGGGACCTG CTATGCAAGAAGATGCActgaagctggttttactggctCTGGAGGACGGTTCAGCTCTGTCCAGGAAGGtgctggttttgtttgttgtccaGAAACTTGAGGCTAGGTTCCCCCAGGCCTCCAAAACTAGCATCGGCCACGTGGTGCAGCTGCTCTACAGGGCCTCCTGCTTCAAG gtgACAAAGCGTGACGAGGACTCCTCTCTGATGCAGCTGAAAGAGGAGTTTCGTACATACGAGGCACTGAGGAGAGAACATGACGCTCAGATCGTCCACATCGCCATGGAAGCCGGATTGCGAATCTCACCTGAGCAGTGGTCCTCTCTGTTGTATGGAGACCTGGTCCACAAGTCGCACATGCAGTCCATCATTGACAAG TTGCAGTCTCCGGAGTCATTTGCAAAGAGCGTTCAGGAGCTAACAATCGTTCTGCAGAGGACAGGAGACCCTGCCAACCTCACAAGCCTTAGACCACATCTAGAGCTCCTAGCCAACATAGACCACAACCCAG ATGCTCCCACACCATCGTGGGAGGAGCTGGAAAGTGTTATGCTGGCTGTAAAGCTGGTGGTTCATGGACTGGTGGAATTCATTCAGAACTTCAGCAAGAAGAGCCACGACACTCCACAG CCTCAGGCCAACAGCAAGTATAAGACCAGTATGTGCCGAGATCTTCGTCAGCAGGGAGGCTGTCCGCGAGGAACCAACTGTACATTCGCACACACGCAAGATGAGCTGGAAAA ATTTAGACTAAGGAACAAGAAGAGCAGCAGTGTGGGTCGCGTGTTCCCTCCGGCCCCGGGTGTTATGAGTAAAACCTTCACCTTAGAGGGCAGCATCCACACTGATGTGTCTGCAGGAATGGAGCAGGGCCTCAAAGGCACTGGGGAGAACACATCTCCCATGACAGAGGGAGTTCCGGGTCTGACTCACCCGCCGCTGATCCCCAGGGGGGCGGACATGATGGAGGAAATGAAGAGACCTGTGCCAAATGGAACCGGTTCAGCTAATGGGTCCAACAGGTTATCTGGCACCAACAGAAACTCATTAGGATCAATTGAGCA AAAGCCCAACTCTCCTCCCAGGACTCCAGTCAGccactcatcatcatcatcatctccctTGTGCACAGCTGGCCGTGCTGAAGGCAGTGCTCCTCTGCCCAGGCATGGTCAGTTCATTCTGCCATCACCACATCCTTCTCAGGCGTCAGAGCTCTACTACCAGGACCCCCACCCTGCTTATGACTCTGCTCACTTTCAACCGactt cAGGTTCCTACTACCCATCTACTCTTCATCCTCCACACAAGCCTTGCATGGCTCGCTTCCTTCGATCCTCCAATGTCCCAGAATCCTCTCTGCCACCTTCCATGGGATCACCATCATCTTCTTTCCCTAATGACCCTCAGACCCAACATCcaccttcttcctcttcctctggatACCCACCACACCCGCCTAGAGATCGGATGGGAGCTCCTGCCTTTCATCCTCACCCAGGGCAGCCTCAGTATGGGCCTCTAGCTCCTGCTCATGGTGTTTATGCTCCCCTCTATGACAGCAGGAGAGTTTGGAGGCCTCAG CTGTACCATAGAGAGGATGCCAGGAGTAACTCACTGCCTCCAGAGGTTCTTCATTCCTCTGTCTACCAGCCTCCACTCAGGGAGAGATTCAACTCTCTAGATAGCAACTACTGTTCAGGAGCTGAACACCGTGCAGGGCTACACAGG GACTACAGCCGTGTTCCTCTTGGCTACGAGGATCTCTTCAGAAGGAAGCAGGAGCAGTGGGCtagtcatcatcaccatcacaatGCCAGCAGACCCTCCCAGTCTTCCCCCATCTTCACCATTGATTTCCAAACAGAG CATGTGGAAAGCAGTGGAGGTCAGTGTGTGGGATGCAGGTACAGAGGTGAGGAAAGCTTGACGCACTACTCTCCATGGTCCTGTGGTACCATTGGGCCCTGCCTCAGCCCCTTTGAGCCTGAAACTCTCACCCACACCTCGACTCATTCCTGCTCAGACCGCCCG gagatGGAGAGTAACGAAGCAGGAGGTGGCAGTGTTAATGGTGGTGGGAAACGATGGCTGCATTCATTGGATCACTACCGGCGCTTAAAGGATGAGGATCCGATCATTCCCTTTAGCGAGGGGCCCATTATCTCAAAGTGGGGTGCCATCTCTAGAGCGTCTCGCACAGGCTACCACACCACTGACCCTGTGCAAGCCACAGCCTGCCAGGGCAGAGCTAATACCACACCCATCAACTTTAAAG ATTACAACCCTCACCTAGATCACAGTGACTACAGGTGGAGCTCCAGGGGATCAGACTCTTCCAGCCACTCCAGCTTCCTTGAAAG tGAGCACTTTTGTGGATCAGACCTTCACGGTCGTCGAACTTCAATAAGCAGTGGAGAGAAAATCGTGTCTGACCTGCAAGCTCATCAGGCCGCCTTCAGTCACAATCAGGACCGAGCCGAGAGTGAACCAGACCCGGGTCGAGACATTGAGCTTGAACTGCGTGCTCTAGACATGGAGGATTCAGATCACCAGGAGATCAAGTCTCAG AGGAGCACACCCAAACAGAAGGTCTTATGA
- the rc3h2 gene encoding roquin-2 isoform X2, whose protein sequence is MPVQAAQWTEFLSCPICYNEFDSSGHQPISLGCSHTVCKTCLHKLHRKACPFDQTPISTDIDLLPVNCALLQLVGAQVPDVLPVSLSSAAEVEHYEACRICVEELALYLKPISGAKGVASLSPSVLSRPMQRKLVTLVNCQLVEEEGRIRAVRACRSLGERTVTELILQHQNPQQLSANLWAAVRARGCQFLGPAMQEDALKLVLLALEDGSALSRKVLVLFVVQKLEARFPQASKTSIGHVVQLLYRASCFKVTKRDEDSSLMQLKEEFRTYEALRREHDAQIVHIAMEAGLRISPEQWSSLLYGDLVHKSHMQSIIDKLQSPESFAKSVQELTIVLQRTGDPANLTSLRPHLELLANIDHNPDAPTPSWEELESVMLAVKLVVHGLVEFIQNFSKKSHDTPQPQANSKYKTSMCRDLRQQGGCPRGTNCTFAHTQDELEKFRLRNKKSSSVGRVFPPAPGVMSKTFTLEGSIHTDVSAGMEQGLKGTGENTSPMTEGVPGLTHPPLIPRGADMMEEMKRPVPNGTGSANGSNRLSGTNRNSLGSIEQKPNSPPRTPVSHSSSSSSPLCTAGRAEGSAPLPRHGQFILPSPHPSQASELYYQDPHPAYDSAHFQPTCSYYPSTLHPPHKPCMARFLRSSNVPESSLPPSMGSPSSSFPNDPQTQHPPSSSSSGYPPHPPRDRMGAPAFHPHPGQPQYGPLAPAHGVYAPLYDSRRVWRPQLYHREDARSNSLPPEVLHSSVYQPPLRERFNSLDSNYCSGAEHRAGLHRDYSRVPLGYEDLFRRKQEQWASHHHHHNASRPSQSSPIFTIDFQTEHVESSGGQCVGCRYRGEESLTHYSPWSCGTIGPCLSPFEPETLTHTSTHSCSDRPEMESNEAGGGSVNGGGKRWLHSLDHYRRLKDEDPIIPFSEGPIISKWGAISRASRTGYHTTDPVQATACQGRANTTPINFKDYNPHLDHSDYRWSSRGSDSSSHSSFLESEHFCGSDLHGRRTSISSGEKIVSDLQAHQAAFSHNQDRAESEPDPGRDIELELRALDMEDSDHQEIKSQESLDLASPRSQEASHLLPPPHSSPLLSSSTEEHTQTEGLMTEKMDVHLLKKMAFRKSLSPGGLVSGGLGIGKLVLRTGPPRQGDTSTRACPETPGTEMLLNGS, encoded by the exons ATGCCTGTGCAGGCAGCCCAGTGGACAGAGTTCCTGTCCTGTCCCATCTGCTACAATGAGTTTGACAGCAGCGGCCACCAGCCAATCAGTCTGGGATGCTCCCACACGGTGTGCAAGACCTGCCTCCACAAACTGCACCGCAAGGCCTGCCCCTTTGACCAGACCCCCATCAGCACCGACATCGACCTGCTGCCGGTCAACTGCGCCCTGCTGCAGCTGGTTGGAGCTCAG GTGCCCGATGTTCTGCCAGTCAGCCTGAGCAGTGCAGCAGAAGTTGAGCACTATGAGGCCTGCAGGATTTGTGTGGAGGAACTGGCTCTCTACCTAAAACCTATCAGTGGTGCGAAAG GCGTGGCCAGTTTGAGTCCGAGCGTGCTCAGCAGGCCCATGCAGAGGAAGCTGGTGACCCTGGTGAACTGCCaactggtggaggaggagggccgTATACGGGCGGTGCGGGCATGCCGATCTCTGGGAGAACGGACTGTAACAGAGCTCATCTTGCAGCACCAGAACCCCCAGCAGCTCTCTGCCAACCTCTGGGCAGCTGTGAGAGCACGAGGCTGCCAGTTTCTGGGACCTG CTATGCAAGAAGATGCActgaagctggttttactggctCTGGAGGACGGTTCAGCTCTGTCCAGGAAGGtgctggttttgtttgttgtccaGAAACTTGAGGCTAGGTTCCCCCAGGCCTCCAAAACTAGCATCGGCCACGTGGTGCAGCTGCTCTACAGGGCCTCCTGCTTCAAG gtgACAAAGCGTGACGAGGACTCCTCTCTGATGCAGCTGAAAGAGGAGTTTCGTACATACGAGGCACTGAGGAGAGAACATGACGCTCAGATCGTCCACATCGCCATGGAAGCCGGATTGCGAATCTCACCTGAGCAGTGGTCCTCTCTGTTGTATGGAGACCTGGTCCACAAGTCGCACATGCAGTCCATCATTGACAAG TTGCAGTCTCCGGAGTCATTTGCAAAGAGCGTTCAGGAGCTAACAATCGTTCTGCAGAGGACAGGAGACCCTGCCAACCTCACAAGCCTTAGACCACATCTAGAGCTCCTAGCCAACATAGACCACAACCCAG ATGCTCCCACACCATCGTGGGAGGAGCTGGAAAGTGTTATGCTGGCTGTAAAGCTGGTGGTTCATGGACTGGTGGAATTCATTCAGAACTTCAGCAAGAAGAGCCACGACACTCCACAG CCTCAGGCCAACAGCAAGTATAAGACCAGTATGTGCCGAGATCTTCGTCAGCAGGGAGGCTGTCCGCGAGGAACCAACTGTACATTCGCACACACGCAAGATGAGCTGGAAAA ATTTAGACTAAGGAACAAGAAGAGCAGCAGTGTGGGTCGCGTGTTCCCTCCGGCCCCGGGTGTTATGAGTAAAACCTTCACCTTAGAGGGCAGCATCCACACTGATGTGTCTGCAGGAATGGAGCAGGGCCTCAAAGGCACTGGGGAGAACACATCTCCCATGACAGAGGGAGTTCCGGGTCTGACTCACCCGCCGCTGATCCCCAGGGGGGCGGACATGATGGAGGAAATGAAGAGACCTGTGCCAAATGGAACCGGTTCAGCTAATGGGTCCAACAGGTTATCTGGCACCAACAGAAACTCATTAGGATCAATTGAGCA AAAGCCCAACTCTCCTCCCAGGACTCCAGTCAGccactcatcatcatcatcatctccctTGTGCACAGCTGGCCGTGCTGAAGGCAGTGCTCCTCTGCCCAGGCATGGTCAGTTCATTCTGCCATCACCACATCCTTCTCAGGCGTCAGAGCTCTACTACCAGGACCCCCACCCTGCTTATGACTCTGCTCACTTTCAACCGactt GTTCCTACTACCCATCTACTCTTCATCCTCCACACAAGCCTTGCATGGCTCGCTTCCTTCGATCCTCCAATGTCCCAGAATCCTCTCTGCCACCTTCCATGGGATCACCATCATCTTCTTTCCCTAATGACCCTCAGACCCAACATCcaccttcttcctcttcctctggatACCCACCACACCCGCCTAGAGATCGGATGGGAGCTCCTGCCTTTCATCCTCACCCAGGGCAGCCTCAGTATGGGCCTCTAGCTCCTGCTCATGGTGTTTATGCTCCCCTCTATGACAGCAGGAGAGTTTGGAGGCCTCAG CTGTACCATAGAGAGGATGCCAGGAGTAACTCACTGCCTCCAGAGGTTCTTCATTCCTCTGTCTACCAGCCTCCACTCAGGGAGAGATTCAACTCTCTAGATAGCAACTACTGTTCAGGAGCTGAACACCGTGCAGGGCTACACAGG GACTACAGCCGTGTTCCTCTTGGCTACGAGGATCTCTTCAGAAGGAAGCAGGAGCAGTGGGCtagtcatcatcaccatcacaatGCCAGCAGACCCTCCCAGTCTTCCCCCATCTTCACCATTGATTTCCAAACAGAG CATGTGGAAAGCAGTGGAGGTCAGTGTGTGGGATGCAGGTACAGAGGTGAGGAAAGCTTGACGCACTACTCTCCATGGTCCTGTGGTACCATTGGGCCCTGCCTCAGCCCCTTTGAGCCTGAAACTCTCACCCACACCTCGACTCATTCCTGCTCAGACCGCCCG gagatGGAGAGTAACGAAGCAGGAGGTGGCAGTGTTAATGGTGGTGGGAAACGATGGCTGCATTCATTGGATCACTACCGGCGCTTAAAGGATGAGGATCCGATCATTCCCTTTAGCGAGGGGCCCATTATCTCAAAGTGGGGTGCCATCTCTAGAGCGTCTCGCACAGGCTACCACACCACTGACCCTGTGCAAGCCACAGCCTGCCAGGGCAGAGCTAATACCACACCCATCAACTTTAAAG ATTACAACCCTCACCTAGATCACAGTGACTACAGGTGGAGCTCCAGGGGATCAGACTCTTCCAGCCACTCCAGCTTCCTTGAAAG tGAGCACTTTTGTGGATCAGACCTTCACGGTCGTCGAACTTCAATAAGCAGTGGAGAGAAAATCGTGTCTGACCTGCAAGCTCATCAGGCCGCCTTCAGTCACAATCAGGACCGAGCCGAGAGTGAACCAGACCCGGGTCGAGACATTGAGCTTGAACTGCGTGCTCTAGACATGGAGGATTCAGATCACCAGGAGATCAAGTCTCAG GAGTCTTTAGATCTGGCCAGCCCACGCtctcaggaagcttcccacctgCTCCCGCCTCCTCACTCATCTCCCCTCCTCTCATCCTCTACAGAGGAGCACACCCAAACAGAAGGTCTTATGACAGAAAAGATGGATGTCCACCTGCTAAAAAAGATGGCCTTTAG GAAGTCTCTTTCTCCAGGAGGTCTGGTCTCAGGAGGTCTGGGCATTGGGAAGTTGGTGCTGCGAACTGGACCCCCTCGACAGGGTGACACCTCCACCAGGGCTTGTCCTGAAACACCTGGGACAGAGATGCTGCTCAATGGAAGCTAA
- the rc3h2 gene encoding roquin-2 isoform X1 → MPVQAAQWTEFLSCPICYNEFDSSGHQPISLGCSHTVCKTCLHKLHRKACPFDQTPISTDIDLLPVNCALLQLVGAQVPDVLPVSLSSAAEVEHYEACRICVEELALYLKPISGAKGVASLSPSVLSRPMQRKLVTLVNCQLVEEEGRIRAVRACRSLGERTVTELILQHQNPQQLSANLWAAVRARGCQFLGPAMQEDALKLVLLALEDGSALSRKVLVLFVVQKLEARFPQASKTSIGHVVQLLYRASCFKVTKRDEDSSLMQLKEEFRTYEALRREHDAQIVHIAMEAGLRISPEQWSSLLYGDLVHKSHMQSIIDKLQSPESFAKSVQELTIVLQRTGDPANLTSLRPHLELLANIDHNPDAPTPSWEELESVMLAVKLVVHGLVEFIQNFSKKSHDTPQPQANSKYKTSMCRDLRQQGGCPRGTNCTFAHTQDELEKFRLRNKKSSSVGRVFPPAPGVMSKTFTLEGSIHTDVSAGMEQGLKGTGENTSPMTEGVPGLTHPPLIPRGADMMEEMKRPVPNGTGSANGSNRLSGTNRNSLGSIEQKPNSPPRTPVSHSSSSSSPLCTAGRAEGSAPLPRHGQFILPSPHPSQASELYYQDPHPAYDSAHFQPTSGSYYPSTLHPPHKPCMARFLRSSNVPESSLPPSMGSPSSSFPNDPQTQHPPSSSSSGYPPHPPRDRMGAPAFHPHPGQPQYGPLAPAHGVYAPLYDSRRVWRPQLYHREDARSNSLPPEVLHSSVYQPPLRERFNSLDSNYCSGAEHRAGLHRDYSRVPLGYEDLFRRKQEQWASHHHHHNASRPSQSSPIFTIDFQTEHVESSGGQCVGCRYRGEESLTHYSPWSCGTIGPCLSPFEPETLTHTSTHSCSDRPEMESNEAGGGSVNGGGKRWLHSLDHYRRLKDEDPIIPFSEGPIISKWGAISRASRTGYHTTDPVQATACQGRANTTPINFKDYNPHLDHSDYRWSSRGSDSSSHSSFLESEHFCGSDLHGRRTSISSGEKIVSDLQAHQAAFSHNQDRAESEPDPGRDIELELRALDMEDSDHQEIKSQESLDLASPRSQEASHLLPPPHSSPLLSSSTEEHTQTEGLMTEKMDVHLLKKMAFRKSLSPGGLVSGGLGIGKLVLRTGPPRQGDTSTRACPETPGTEMLLNGS, encoded by the exons ATGCCTGTGCAGGCAGCCCAGTGGACAGAGTTCCTGTCCTGTCCCATCTGCTACAATGAGTTTGACAGCAGCGGCCACCAGCCAATCAGTCTGGGATGCTCCCACACGGTGTGCAAGACCTGCCTCCACAAACTGCACCGCAAGGCCTGCCCCTTTGACCAGACCCCCATCAGCACCGACATCGACCTGCTGCCGGTCAACTGCGCCCTGCTGCAGCTGGTTGGAGCTCAG GTGCCCGATGTTCTGCCAGTCAGCCTGAGCAGTGCAGCAGAAGTTGAGCACTATGAGGCCTGCAGGATTTGTGTGGAGGAACTGGCTCTCTACCTAAAACCTATCAGTGGTGCGAAAG GCGTGGCCAGTTTGAGTCCGAGCGTGCTCAGCAGGCCCATGCAGAGGAAGCTGGTGACCCTGGTGAACTGCCaactggtggaggaggagggccgTATACGGGCGGTGCGGGCATGCCGATCTCTGGGAGAACGGACTGTAACAGAGCTCATCTTGCAGCACCAGAACCCCCAGCAGCTCTCTGCCAACCTCTGGGCAGCTGTGAGAGCACGAGGCTGCCAGTTTCTGGGACCTG CTATGCAAGAAGATGCActgaagctggttttactggctCTGGAGGACGGTTCAGCTCTGTCCAGGAAGGtgctggttttgtttgttgtccaGAAACTTGAGGCTAGGTTCCCCCAGGCCTCCAAAACTAGCATCGGCCACGTGGTGCAGCTGCTCTACAGGGCCTCCTGCTTCAAG gtgACAAAGCGTGACGAGGACTCCTCTCTGATGCAGCTGAAAGAGGAGTTTCGTACATACGAGGCACTGAGGAGAGAACATGACGCTCAGATCGTCCACATCGCCATGGAAGCCGGATTGCGAATCTCACCTGAGCAGTGGTCCTCTCTGTTGTATGGAGACCTGGTCCACAAGTCGCACATGCAGTCCATCATTGACAAG TTGCAGTCTCCGGAGTCATTTGCAAAGAGCGTTCAGGAGCTAACAATCGTTCTGCAGAGGACAGGAGACCCTGCCAACCTCACAAGCCTTAGACCACATCTAGAGCTCCTAGCCAACATAGACCACAACCCAG ATGCTCCCACACCATCGTGGGAGGAGCTGGAAAGTGTTATGCTGGCTGTAAAGCTGGTGGTTCATGGACTGGTGGAATTCATTCAGAACTTCAGCAAGAAGAGCCACGACACTCCACAG CCTCAGGCCAACAGCAAGTATAAGACCAGTATGTGCCGAGATCTTCGTCAGCAGGGAGGCTGTCCGCGAGGAACCAACTGTACATTCGCACACACGCAAGATGAGCTGGAAAA ATTTAGACTAAGGAACAAGAAGAGCAGCAGTGTGGGTCGCGTGTTCCCTCCGGCCCCGGGTGTTATGAGTAAAACCTTCACCTTAGAGGGCAGCATCCACACTGATGTGTCTGCAGGAATGGAGCAGGGCCTCAAAGGCACTGGGGAGAACACATCTCCCATGACAGAGGGAGTTCCGGGTCTGACTCACCCGCCGCTGATCCCCAGGGGGGCGGACATGATGGAGGAAATGAAGAGACCTGTGCCAAATGGAACCGGTTCAGCTAATGGGTCCAACAGGTTATCTGGCACCAACAGAAACTCATTAGGATCAATTGAGCA AAAGCCCAACTCTCCTCCCAGGACTCCAGTCAGccactcatcatcatcatcatctccctTGTGCACAGCTGGCCGTGCTGAAGGCAGTGCTCCTCTGCCCAGGCATGGTCAGTTCATTCTGCCATCACCACATCCTTCTCAGGCGTCAGAGCTCTACTACCAGGACCCCCACCCTGCTTATGACTCTGCTCACTTTCAACCGactt cAGGTTCCTACTACCCATCTACTCTTCATCCTCCACACAAGCCTTGCATGGCTCGCTTCCTTCGATCCTCCAATGTCCCAGAATCCTCTCTGCCACCTTCCATGGGATCACCATCATCTTCTTTCCCTAATGACCCTCAGACCCAACATCcaccttcttcctcttcctctggatACCCACCACACCCGCCTAGAGATCGGATGGGAGCTCCTGCCTTTCATCCTCACCCAGGGCAGCCTCAGTATGGGCCTCTAGCTCCTGCTCATGGTGTTTATGCTCCCCTCTATGACAGCAGGAGAGTTTGGAGGCCTCAG CTGTACCATAGAGAGGATGCCAGGAGTAACTCACTGCCTCCAGAGGTTCTTCATTCCTCTGTCTACCAGCCTCCACTCAGGGAGAGATTCAACTCTCTAGATAGCAACTACTGTTCAGGAGCTGAACACCGTGCAGGGCTACACAGG GACTACAGCCGTGTTCCTCTTGGCTACGAGGATCTCTTCAGAAGGAAGCAGGAGCAGTGGGCtagtcatcatcaccatcacaatGCCAGCAGACCCTCCCAGTCTTCCCCCATCTTCACCATTGATTTCCAAACAGAG CATGTGGAAAGCAGTGGAGGTCAGTGTGTGGGATGCAGGTACAGAGGTGAGGAAAGCTTGACGCACTACTCTCCATGGTCCTGTGGTACCATTGGGCCCTGCCTCAGCCCCTTTGAGCCTGAAACTCTCACCCACACCTCGACTCATTCCTGCTCAGACCGCCCG gagatGGAGAGTAACGAAGCAGGAGGTGGCAGTGTTAATGGTGGTGGGAAACGATGGCTGCATTCATTGGATCACTACCGGCGCTTAAAGGATGAGGATCCGATCATTCCCTTTAGCGAGGGGCCCATTATCTCAAAGTGGGGTGCCATCTCTAGAGCGTCTCGCACAGGCTACCACACCACTGACCCTGTGCAAGCCACAGCCTGCCAGGGCAGAGCTAATACCACACCCATCAACTTTAAAG ATTACAACCCTCACCTAGATCACAGTGACTACAGGTGGAGCTCCAGGGGATCAGACTCTTCCAGCCACTCCAGCTTCCTTGAAAG tGAGCACTTTTGTGGATCAGACCTTCACGGTCGTCGAACTTCAATAAGCAGTGGAGAGAAAATCGTGTCTGACCTGCAAGCTCATCAGGCCGCCTTCAGTCACAATCAGGACCGAGCCGAGAGTGAACCAGACCCGGGTCGAGACATTGAGCTTGAACTGCGTGCTCTAGACATGGAGGATTCAGATCACCAGGAGATCAAGTCTCAG GAGTCTTTAGATCTGGCCAGCCCACGCtctcaggaagcttcccacctgCTCCCGCCTCCTCACTCATCTCCCCTCCTCTCATCCTCTACAGAGGAGCACACCCAAACAGAAGGTCTTATGACAGAAAAGATGGATGTCCACCTGCTAAAAAAGATGGCCTTTAG GAAGTCTCTTTCTCCAGGAGGTCTGGTCTCAGGAGGTCTGGGCATTGGGAAGTTGGTGCTGCGAACTGGACCCCCTCGACAGGGTGACACCTCCACCAGGGCTTGTCCTGAAACACCTGGGACAGAGATGCTGCTCAATGGAAGCTAA